In Penaeus chinensis breed Huanghai No. 1 chromosome 19, ASM1920278v2, whole genome shotgun sequence, a single genomic region encodes these proteins:
- the LOC125035431 gene encoding ESX-1 secretion-associated protein EspK-like produces MKFIVLSLLAATCSAAPQIYQTVLGTVVSPQWNLPAVMKIPEPGVNLGMVLSAPAPVPVVKAAPSFAVVEAAPVAVVPVSPVVKSATIVAPAAPVAVTPVVKSAVPVTVVAPPEPLMAPEPPMPSLSVPHVGGQFHTQDEAGQYTFGHYGGPNTRVESRDSLGRTSGSFAYVDPEGDVQVRKYAAAPGSGFRVAASDLVEDTPAVAQVKSALARAHQAAKLAGNPAVTLV; encoded by the exons ATGAAATTCATC GTTTTATCACTGTTGGCAGCAACATGTTCCGCGGCTCCGCAAATCTATCAGACGGTGTTAGGAACTGTGGTCAGTCCCCAGTGGAACCTCCCGGCTGTTATGAAGATTCCTGAACCAGGTGTAAATTTAGGAATGGTATTATccgcccctgcccctgtccctgttgTCAAAGCCGCCCCTTCCTTTGCCGTCGTCGAAGCTGCCCCTGTAGCTGTGGTCCCAGTTAGCCCGGTGGTCAAGAGTGCAACCATTGTAGCTCCTGCTGCGCCTGTGGCAGTTACCCCTGTAGTTAAGAGCGCTGTCCCTGTGACCGTAGTGGCGCCACCTGAGCCCCTCATGGCCCCTGAACCCCCCATGCCGTCCCTCAGCGTCCCTCATGTGGGGGGCCAATTCCACACTCAAGACGAGGCTGGCCAGTACACCTTCGGCCACTACGGCGGCCCCAACACCCGTGTGGAGAGCAGGGACTCTTTGGGTCGTACCTCCGGCAGCTTCGCTTACGTGGACCCCGAAGGGGACGTCCAGGTGAGGAAGTACGCCGCCGCCCCCGGTTCTGGCTTCAGGGTGGCCGCCTCTGACCTCGTCGAGGACACGCCCGCCGTGGCTCAGGTCAAGTCCGCCCTCGCCCGTGCTCATCAAGCTGCTAAGTTGGCAGGAAATCCCGCTGTTACGCTAGTCTAG